Part of the Cohnella candidum genome, TGTCTTGTTAAGTATGACTATTACGGGGCAAGGCACATACTATTATCAGTACAATGGTCATGGTGATATTGTTGCCTTAACTGACCAAAATCAAGAGATCGTTGCGTCTTATGAATATGATGCATACGGGAACGTCTTAAGCAACACAGGGTCATTAGCCAACTCAAATCCGTACCGCTATGCCGGATATCGTTACGATACTGAATCAGGGTTATACTATCTGATGGCCAGGTATTATAATGCAGATACCGGACGGTTTCTTTCGGAGGATACGTATGAAGGGGACTTAATTAGTCCTTTAAGTCAGAATCAACACACTTATGTAATAAATAATCCATTAAAATACGATGACCACTCAGGAAAATGCGTGTGGGATTTATGTATCGGTGAAACTGCTGCTGCAATCTGGGTGGCCGGTGCGATTGGAACTGCGGTTGCCGCCGGAGTCTCGGCCGCATTGAGTTTAGATCATGCAGGATACAATTTGTTTGCAACGAAGAAATCAAAAACAAATACTACGCAAAAAGAAAGAGATCCAAACCCACCGGCCAAAAGAAAGAACTTTAGCTCAAAAAAAGATGCATATGAAGCTGCAAAAAAAGCTGGAAATGGCAGAGAACCTAGACTCGATGGACCAAAAGATGCAAAAGGACCGCATTATCATCCTGATGTACCAGTACCAAAAGGACCGAAAACACCAAAGATGAATACACCACATGATCATTATTATTTTCCTAGAAGCCAATGGTGAGCAAAAGGGGCAAAGTATAGCTCCATTCCTTATAATAGGAGGAGTAAAAATTGGATATGTTTACTGCAGCTCTAAAAGGAAATCTTAAAGCATTAAAAAAAATCATAAATACAGACAATATAAATGCTGGGGATAAAGATGGATATACAGCATTGCACTGGGCAAGTCAAAACGGACATGTAAATATAGTAAGATTTTTGCTTGCTAACGGAGCTAACCCTAATGTTATTGATTATGAAGGATTTACTCCCATAGAAGTTGCAACAACTCATGGAAATATTGAAGTAGTTAAGGCACTATTGGCAGTAGAGACGACCGACTTATCAATCACTCGTAATGGTTATACTCCGTTGCATTCTGCTGCAGCATGTGGGCATTTGGATATTTTACAGTTGTTAATTAGTGAAGGTATGGATATTGAGTGCAGGGATTCAGGTGGTGTCGGATATACTCCATTGCACTGGGCTGTTCAAGAAAATCATTTCGATGTAACTAAATTCCTCGTAAGAAGAGGTGCAAATGTTAATGTAAAGGATGCAGATGGATTTTCTGCGCTGTACATTGCCGCGAGCAATGGATATATTGAAATCATTGGGCTTTTATTAAGTAGTGGCGCGGAAATTGATATTAAATGTGAAGGTTCAAAAAATTGTACTCCTCTTCATATTGCGGTTTGTTATGGCCATTTTGACTCAGTTAAAATGCTTATTAAACATAATGCCTCTCTAAATGCTATTGATAATAATGCACAAACATCGTTACACTATGCGTACATTAATAATCATTCCGAAATTATTTCCGTTTTAGAAGAACATGGCGCAGACACAACAATCAAGGATAGTTATGGAAAGCTTGCATCTGAATATTTAGATAGGTGAGCATATAGTTTTCATAATAAACAGCACTAAAAGAATATAAGAGTTTAGATTCGCAAGTGAACTGCGTCATAAGACGCAGTTCTCTTTACTTGTTTATTCATATCATTTTCTAATTCTTATCGCAAATTTTTAATGGGGGGATAAAGGTTGAATACAGAAATTGAAGCTCTTATTGTAAAGTCTTTTTTTGTCAAGAGAGTACAGGACAGGGTATTATATGAACTATCCAATCCCCAAAAGCGTAAAGATGCATTACACCGGCTAAGCAGTTACGAAAAATTCTTAGAAAGGAGGATTATGAAAGAAATACCTAAGCCCAATTCAAACTATTTGAATATTGAAACTTTGTTGAAACAGCAAGGCGCATCGGATGAATGTTATGCCATCTCATGGTGTGAAGATATTGATGGAAAACAAATACCTTTAAAAACTGCATTAAAGAGAGCTGTTGGTCTTGGAATGCCAAGTCTTGTATTTTGCTTTCCTCATAAACTCGGTTATTTTGAAGGAGAGCAAGAATACGGCCCTCCAGAAAGATATATATTACTGAAAAATAACTGAGGCAATAGTGAAATGCAACTCGATTTGTGAACTAGGTAACATGGATATAGCTCGAATTCAAAGGACACCATCAGGCGTTTGAAGTTATATTATTATTTATTTATTTTACTCTAAGCACTATACAAATTGGCCACGAAACCCCGCCACCCGTTAAACGCCCAAGCGAACCGGAAGAACCCTGTTCCATTGGGCGTTTTTTGCTGCGCAAATCACAAACACGGGTACCCGGCGGCGTGCGATGGCTGAGGAGCGCCAGTAACTAAGTCCAAAGTGGAAAAGTGAGCTTGAATTGTTTTTTTATCAGTGGAAATACTAAACAGTGGAAATACTAAACACACAATTTTGACTTAGAAAGGAACGTTAAAGGGAATGAATCTTTTGGGCGCAGTGATGGCAATAGCTTTATCTATTTTGAATCCACAAAATCCCTTGGGGGACAACCTTTCTGTAAACGAAGCAAAAAGTGCATTCGAAAGTAAATACAATACCAAAATGTTGTTGCC contains:
- a CDS encoding ankyrin repeat domain-containing protein gives rise to the protein MFTAALKGNLKALKKIINTDNINAGDKDGYTALHWASQNGHVNIVRFLLANGANPNVIDYEGFTPIEVATTHGNIEVVKALLAVETTDLSITRNGYTPLHSAAACGHLDILQLLISEGMDIECRDSGGVGYTPLHWAVQENHFDVTKFLVRRGANVNVKDADGFSALYIAASNGYIEIIGLLLSSGAEIDIKCEGSKNCTPLHIAVCYGHFDSVKMLIKHNASLNAIDNNAQTSLHYAYINNHSEIISVLEEHGADTTIKDSYGKLASEYLDR